The proteins below come from a single Falco rusticolus isolate bFalRus1 chromosome 8, bFalRus1.pri, whole genome shotgun sequence genomic window:
- the LOC119152604 gene encoding protein mono-ADP-ribosyltransferase PARP14-like isoform X1 — MAGQRPGAFPLLVRGDWGAAGPPPALRKKLLCYFQSQKRSGGGECELRAGPGPGHLLVCFAHPEVKQRVLERQSHELCVGEKRKLKLIVTEPETALAPEGEAVEDNVVPTKALNATSNSQTKDDAEVLQKAESFVQNSELQEEAGSAENITEKSTETSPSVVLENIERCSPKCLCMLLENISGLAVDDDFTVEVIPEINVAVVTFIKSIDTEEFVIKCSQNKRVKEFKITARLLELTQSIKAENIPASVSTDYLTIYFESVRNGGGPVSDIQLFPEENLAIITFCDRKDLNTVLEKQHLLQETPISVHPYYHSLGTALYGKERPTIKMPDPIGVPVDPYVWQFLERQAQLIQDINQEMALCHCELKWPQADCAHPEIMLCPSSSLSMQKRPMMKLIKTWKQDASAEFSRIMARYVAIKCNVNSVDWEDLKNRLAKDVALIITDISEEMVVIAGNRAAVDSAEKEVRECMEKAMKQSEREKQSIEISVSVIPGKYAVLCSAGLEENIHREYPCLKIFYDDTKKTVQLCGLPAEVYKIKADLLENVLNMPCTTVNIDPHVFCYLQRVDNKTMSETLFTREKINSFYELEDDTVLLFGDTSKDLSEAEKQIKTGLCSKCISVEDGKVIKTEQWRSCLASLHEKYSSSQVTVVIDESVETKNIVIIAGFSNAVTEFYQELNDFIDRNTHVEKVIPAKLVVLVEFVEKEKSSVCLELKKKGVTVCFDTKTPCISLSGPRAEVPKAVTMFEAILSALYSKIVPIDKPGAREFFTERKESCVFEAKQRFGCLIRLEERQQQQKGEKVGYKEKRKLYYKKVLPGGIVIAVYKADLCTYPVDVVVNASNEDLKHIGGLAAALLKAAGPELQQECDELVKKNGSLQPGCAVITGPGKLPCKNIIHAVGPRWRKDEAEKCVFLLRKTVKKSLQLAETYNHRSIALPAISGGIFGFPRELCTYSIVSSVKETLEESMGDSSLKEIHLVDGVEETVRVLSETVKKVFSAESTSPILLTQHLETDELRESQKEERKEDLQVDRGDLQMVTTKEGLCIRVEQKSIQEAMTDVIVNSVGTDLKFGVGPLCKAMLQKAGSALQAEFDKAKQIQVTGQGSVICTSGYALDCRLVLHAIVPLWDAGKGQALKDLCCVLQTLECIINSCLKKTEELGLKSITFPAIGTGGFGFPKTVVSKLMFDVVFKFSSSHARKTLQEVHFLLHPRDTDNVQAFTIELEHRIAGGCSAAAPRSSFIRPVSTEGLGVHEMQIGSIMLQVISGDITKEDTEVIVNISNPTFNATSGVFKAIMDAAGSQVEGECTKYAGQSQNGFITTQGGNLLCSKIIHLIHNNNVKSQVSKVLNECELRMYKSVAFPAIGTGQAGQSPAKVADDMLDAIVEFASKRSVRHLKKIKIVIFQTNMLGDFYKSMKKREDSGSCTTDSWMSLFKSFFGGKKQLTEKKKPVVLEKKVDVATFQICGESQKNVDATESWIENLILKEQLENTISDELIENLDEKQIATLADLQRRKHVTIQLENKLSPPRIKISGISRDVCFVFVEVQKMIQKIKDTEEERSKAELVCNLVEWRYSGSSDSFVAFDKLTNMQLEDAKIAKKRHLTVKINKRNYKVDLNTLKATDEQGRTINIQRVPKNEDKQSIELPAQWEDMQRERVKLVNLSPSHQEYLKVQNKFKKTCPSFVIEKIERIQNPFLWQTYQIKKISLCTKNNNEDNEKLLFHGTAASSLSTINYSGFDRGFAGRNAAIIGNGTYFAVDASYSAQDTYSRPDMNGRKYMYLARVLTGQYCVGSSGLITPPPKHSADPTDLYDSVVDNVNNPTMFVIFSDIQAYPEYLITFRK; from the exons ATGGCGGGGCAGCGGCCGGGCGCCTTCCCGCTGCTGGTGCGCGGCGACTGgggcgccgccgggccgccgcccgccctgAGGAAGAAGCTGCTCTGCTACTTCCAGAGCCAGAAGCGCTCGGGCGGCGGCGAGTGCGAGCTgcgggccggccccggccccgggcacCTCCTCGTCTGCTTCGCCCACCCCGAGG TGAAGCAAAGAGTTCTTGAAAGACAGTCTCATGAGCTGTGtgtgggagaaaaaaggaaattgaagtTGATTGTCACGGAGCCTGAAACGGCACTAGCTCCTGAAGGGGAGGCAGTAGAAGACAACGTAGTTCCCACAAAG gCTCTGAATGCTACGAGCAACTCTCAAACAAAAG ATGATGCAGAAGtcttgcagaaagcagagagtTTTGTTCAAAACAGTGAACTCCAGGAGGaagctggctctgcagagaaCATCACAGAAAAGTCTACGGAGACCTCACCTTCAGTGGTGCTTGAAAACATCGAAAGATGCAGTCCAAAATGCTTATGTATGCTGTTGGAGAACATCAGCGGCCTGGCAGTAGATGATGACTTCACTGTGGAAGTGATACCTGAAATAAATGTTGCCGTAGTTACCTTTATAAAAAGTATTG ATACTGAAGAATTTGTCATAAAATGTTCACAAAACAAGAGAGTTAAAGAATTCAAAATCACTGCCAGGCTTCTTGAATTGACCCAGAGCATCAAGGCTGAAAACATACCGGCCAGTGTTTCCACAGACTACCTCACCATTTACTTTGAGAGTGTGCGGAACGGAGGGGGGCCCGTGTCAGACATCCAGCTCTTCCCTGAGGAGAACTTGGCCATCATTACTTTCTGTGATCGCAAAG ATCTAAACACAGtcttggaaaagcagcatttactgCAAGAGACACCGATTTCTGTGCATCCGTATTATCACTCCCTGGGAACAGCGCTCTATGGAAAAGAAAGACCAACTATCAAGATGCCAGACCCCATTGGGGTGCCAGTAGATCCATATGTATGGCAGTTTCTAGAAAGGCAGGCTCAACTGATCCAAGACATAAACCAGGAAATGGCACTTTGCCATTGTGAGCTAAAATGGCCCCAAGCAGACTGTGCGCACCCAGAAATTATGTTGTGCCCGTCGTCGTCTCTTTCCATGCAGAAAAGGCCAATGATGAAGCTGATCAAGACATGGAAGCAAGATGCTTCTGCTGAGTTCTCACGTATCATGGCACGCTATGTAGCTATAAAATGTAACGTCAATTCAGTGGATTGGGAAGACCTGAAAAACAGATTGGCGAAAGATGTTGCTTTGATCATAACTGATATTTCTGAGGAGATGGTGGTGATTGCAGGCAACAGAGCAGCCGTGGACAGTGCAGAGAAAGAAGTGAGGGAATGCATGGAAAAAGCCATGAAGcaaagtgaaagggaaaaacaaagcataGAAATTTCTGTGTCGGTGATCCCAGGGAAGTATGCTGttctgtgcagtgctgggctaGAAGAGAATATTCACAGGGAATATCCATGCTTAAAGATCTTTTATGATGACACAAAAAAAACTGTTCAGTTGTGTGGATTACCTGCAGAAGTATATAAAATCAAAGCTGACTTACTTGAAAATGTATTGAATATGCCATGTACCACAGTTAACATTGATCCCCATGTTTTCTGCTATCTACAGCGTGTAGATAATAAAACAATGTCAGAGACGTTATTCActagggaaaaaattaatagtttttATGAACTTGAGGATGATACTGTGTTGCTGTTTGGAGATACTTCCAAAGatctttcagaagcagaaaagcaaataaagacaGGCTTATGTTCTAAGTGCATCAGTGTGGAGGATGGTAAGGTCATTAAAACGGAGCAGTGGAGGAGTTGTCTTGCCTCCTTGCATGAGAAGTACAGTTCTTCCCAGGTAACTGTAGTCATTGATGAATCTGTCGAAACCAAAAATATAGTGATTATTGCTGGCTTTTCTAATGCCGTAACAGAATTTTATCAGGAACTTAATGATTTTATAGATAGAAACACACACGTGGAAAAAGTAATCCCGGCTAAGTTGGTGGTACTAGTGGAGTttgtagaaaaggaaaaatccagtGTTTGTCTTGAATTGAAGAAGAAGGGTGTGACAGTATGTTTTGACACCAAGACACCATGTATTTCCCTGAGCGGACCAAGAGCAGAAGTGCCAAAAGCAGTCACCATGTTTGAAGCAATTCTCTCAGCCCTTTACTCAAAAATTGTGCCAATTGATAAACCAGGAGCCAGAgagttcttcactgagaggaaAGAGTCCTGTGTTTTTGAAGCAAAGCAGAGATTTGGCTGTTTGATTAGGCTAGAAGAAcgacaacaacaacagaaaggtgaaaaagttggttataaagagaaaagaaagctctaCTACAAGAAAGTGCTGCCAGGTGGAATTGTAATAGCTGTTTATAAAGCTGACTTGTGCACTTATCCTGTTGATGTTGTGGTAAATGCATCTAATGAGGACTTAAAACACATCGGTGGCCTTGCTGCGGCACTGTTAAAAGCGGCTGGTCCAGAACTGCAACAGGAGTGTGACGAGCTGGTGAAGAAGAACGGGAGTTTGCAGCCTGGGTGTGCGGTTATCACGGGCCCTGGGAAACTCCCCTGCAAGAACATCATTCATGCTGTTGGTCCCAGGTGGAGGAAGGATGAAGCAGAGAAGTGTGTGTTCTTGTTAAGAAAGACAGTGAAGAAAAGTCTGCAACTGGCTGAAACATACAATCATCGCTCCATAGCTCTCCCTGCTATAAGTGGAGGGATTTTTGGCTTCCCACGGGAGCTGTGTACGTATTCGATTGTATCCTCCGTCAAGGAGACCTTGGAAGAATCCATGGGGGACAGCAGCTTGAAGGAGATTCATCTTGTGGATGGTGTGGAAGAAACAGTTAGGGTTCTGAGCgagacagtaaaaaaagtgttttcagctgAATCAACCTCCCCGATACTGCTGACGCAGCACTTGGAAACCGATGAGCTTAGAGAAAGCcagaaggaggagagaaaagaggatCTGCAGGTGGATAGAGGTGATCTGCAGATGGTTACAACAAAAGAAGGACTTTGCATCCGAGTAGAGCAGAAAAGCATTCAGGAAGCCATG ACAGACGTTATTGTCAACAGTGTTGGCACAGATCTGAAGTTTGGTGTGGGGCCTCTTTGCAAAGCTATGTTGCAAAAGGCTGGATCAGCACTCCAAGCAGAGtttgacaaagcaaaacaaatacaggTTACTGGTCAAGGGAGCGTGATCTGCACCAGTGGATATGCTCTGGACTGCAGGTTGGTGCTTCATGCCATAGTTCCCCTGTGGGATGCAGGAAAAGGACAGGCCCTGAAg gatctttgctgtgttttacagACCCTAGAATGTATAATCAATTCCTGcttgaagaaaactgaagaacttGGACTGAAATCGATCACTTTCCCAGCTATTGGAACTGGAGGATTTGGATTTCCTAAAACTGTTGTTTCTAAATTAATGTTTGATGTGGTATTCAAGTTCAGTAGTAGTCATGCTCGGAAGACTCTTCAGGAAGTTCATTTTCTCTTGCATCCAAGAGATACAGATAACGTTCAG gCTTTCACCATTGAACTAGAACATAGGATAGCTGGAggttgcagtgctgcagcaccacGGTCAA GTTTCATTAGGCCTGTTTCAACTGAAGGATTGGGAGTTCATGAAATGCAGATTGGTTCCATTATGCTCCAAGTAATTAGTGGAGATATTACCAAGGAGGATACAGAGGTTATTGTAAATATATCCAATCCAACATTTAATGCCACATCAG GGGTCTTCAAAGCAATTATGGATGCTGCTGGGTCCCAGGTAGAAGGAGAATGTACTAAATATG CTGGTCAGTCTCAAAATGGCTTTATTACTACACAAGGTGGAAATCTGTTGTGCAGTAAAATCATCCACTTGATTCACAATAACAACGTGAAGAGTCAGGTCTCCAAAGTGCTTAACGAGTGTGAGCTAAGGATGTACAAATCTGTCGCCTTCCCAGCAATTGGAACAG GTCAAGCAGGACAGAGTCCAGCAAAGGTAGCTGATGACATGTTGGATGCTATAGTGGAATTTGCAAGCAAAAGATCAGTACGGCAtttgaaaaagattaaaatcgTAATCTTCCAGACAAATATGCTTGGAGACTTTTacaaaagcatgaagaaaagagaagattCAGGTTCATGCACAACAGATTCATGGATGTCTCTGTTTAAAT CATTTTTTGGGGGCAAAAAACAActcactgagaagaaaaagcctgTAGTTTTGGAGAAGAAAGTTGATGTAGCCACATTTCAAATTTGTggagaaagccaaaaaaatgtGGATGCAACTGAGTCCTGGAtagagaatttaattttaaaggaacagTTAGAAAACACTATTTCAGATGAGCTAATCGAAAATTTGGATGAGAAGCAAATTGCCACTTTGGCAGATCTCCAGAGAAGAAAGCATGTTACCATTCAGcttgaaaataaactttcccCACCCCGCATTAAAATTTCTGGTATTAGCAGGgatgtctgttttgtttttgtggaaGTTCAAAAAATGATCCAAAAAATTAAGGATACTGAAGAAGAACGATCCAAGGCAGAACTTGTTTGTAACCTGGTAGAATGGAGGTATTCAGGAAGCTCTGACAGCTTTGTTGCTTTTGATAAACTGACAAATATGCAGCTGGAGGATGCCAAAATAGCTAAAAAACGACATCTTACTGTCAAAATTAACAAGAGGAACTACAAAGTGGATCTGAATACTCTAAAGGCTACAGATGAGCAAGGAAGAACTATAAACATACAACGTGTGCCCAAGAATGAAG ataaGCAGTCAATAGAGCTCCCTGCGCAGTGGGAAGACATGCAAAGGGAACGGGTCAAACTGGTGAATCTCAGTCCATCACATCAGGAATATCTGAAAGTTCAGAACAAATTTAAGAAAACCTGTCCCAGCTTTGTCATAGAGAAG ATTGAAAGAATACAAAATCCCTTCCTCTGGCAGACataccaaataaaaaaaatatctctctgcACAAAGAACAACAATGAAGATAATGAGAAGTTGCTATTTCATGGGACAGCTGCATCCTCACTGAGCACTATCAACTACAGTGGGTTTGATCGAGGATTTGCTGGAAGGAATG CTGCCATCATTGGAAATGGAACCTACTTTGCTGTTGATGCAAGCTATTCTGCTCAGGATACCTATTCCCGACCAGATATGAATGGCAGAAAATACATGTACTTGGCTCGGGTCCTCACAGGGCAGTACTGTGTTGGGAGCAGCGGACTAatcacaccaccaccaaaacactCAGCAGATCCTACTGACCTGTATGACAGCGTGGTTGACAATGTGAATAATCCAACAATGTTTGTCATATTTAGTGACATTCAGGCATATCCTGAATACCTtattactttcagaaaatag
- the LOC119152604 gene encoding protein mono-ADP-ribosyltransferase PARP14-like isoform X2 — protein MAGQRPGAFPLLVRGDWGAAGPPPALRKKLLCYFQSQKRSGGGECELRAGPGPGHLLVCFAHPEVKQRVLERQSHELCVGEKRKLKLIVTEPETALAPEGEAVEDNVVPTKALNATSNSQTKDDAEVLQKAESFVQNSELQEEAGSAENITEKSTETSPSVVLENIERCSPKCLCMLLENISGLAVDDDFTVEVIPEINVAVVTFIKSIDTEEFVIKCSQNKRVKEFKITARLLELTQSIKAENIPASVSTDYLTIYFESVRNGGGPVSDIQLFPEENLAIITFCDRKDLNTVLEKQHLLQETPISVHPYYHSLGTALYGKERPTIKMPDPIGVPVDPYVWQFLERQAQLIQDINQEMALCHCELKWPQADCAHPEIMLCPSSSLSMQKRPMMKLIKTWKQDASAEFSRIMARYVAIKCNVNSVDWEDLKNRLAKDVALIITDISEEMVVIAGNRAAVDSAEKEVRECMEKAMKQSEREKQSIEISVSVIPGKYAVLCSAGLEENIHREYPCLKIFYDDTKKTVQLCGLPAEVYKIKADLLENVLNMPCTTVNIDPHVFCYLQRVDNKTMSETLFTREKINSFYELEDDTVLLFGDTSKDLSEAEKQIKTGLCSKCISVEDGKVIKTEQWRSCLASLHEKYSSSQVTVVIDESVETKNIVIIAGFSNAVTEFYQELNDFIDRNTHVEKVIPAKLVVLVEFVEKEKSSVCLELKKKGVTVCFDTKTPCISLSGPRAEVPKAVTMFEAILSALYSKIVPIDKPGAREFFTERKESCVFEAKQRFGCLIRLEERQQQQKGEKVGYKEKRKLYYKKVLPGGIVIAVYKADLCTYPVDVVVNASNEDLKHIGGLAAALLKAAGPELQQECDELVKKNGSLQPGCAVITGPGKLPCKNIIHAVGPRWRKDEAEKCVFLLRKTVKKSLQLAETYNHRSIALPAISGGIFGFPRELCTYSIVSSVKETLEESMGDSSLKEIHLVDGVEETVRVLSETVKKVFSAESTSPILLTQHLETDELRESQKEERKEDLQVDRGDLQMVTTKEGLCIRVEQKSIQEAMTDVIVNSVGTDLKFGVGPLCKAMLQKAGSALQAEFDKAKQIQVTGQGSVICTSGYALDCRLVLHAIVPLWDAGKGQALKTLECIINSCLKKTEELGLKSITFPAIGTGGFGFPKTVVSKLMFDVVFKFSSSHARKTLQEVHFLLHPRDTDNVQAFTIELEHRIAGGCSAAAPRSSFIRPVSTEGLGVHEMQIGSIMLQVISGDITKEDTEVIVNISNPTFNATSGVFKAIMDAAGSQVEGECTKYAGQSQNGFITTQGGNLLCSKIIHLIHNNNVKSQVSKVLNECELRMYKSVAFPAIGTGQAGQSPAKVADDMLDAIVEFASKRSVRHLKKIKIVIFQTNMLGDFYKSMKKREDSGSCTTDSWMSLFKSFFGGKKQLTEKKKPVVLEKKVDVATFQICGESQKNVDATESWIENLILKEQLENTISDELIENLDEKQIATLADLQRRKHVTIQLENKLSPPRIKISGISRDVCFVFVEVQKMIQKIKDTEEERSKAELVCNLVEWRYSGSSDSFVAFDKLTNMQLEDAKIAKKRHLTVKINKRNYKVDLNTLKATDEQGRTINIQRVPKNEDKQSIELPAQWEDMQRERVKLVNLSPSHQEYLKVQNKFKKTCPSFVIEKIERIQNPFLWQTYQIKKISLCTKNNNEDNEKLLFHGTAASSLSTINYSGFDRGFAGRNAAIIGNGTYFAVDASYSAQDTYSRPDMNGRKYMYLARVLTGQYCVGSSGLITPPPKHSADPTDLYDSVVDNVNNPTMFVIFSDIQAYPEYLITFRK, from the exons ATGGCGGGGCAGCGGCCGGGCGCCTTCCCGCTGCTGGTGCGCGGCGACTGgggcgccgccgggccgccgcccgccctgAGGAAGAAGCTGCTCTGCTACTTCCAGAGCCAGAAGCGCTCGGGCGGCGGCGAGTGCGAGCTgcgggccggccccggccccgggcacCTCCTCGTCTGCTTCGCCCACCCCGAGG TGAAGCAAAGAGTTCTTGAAAGACAGTCTCATGAGCTGTGtgtgggagaaaaaaggaaattgaagtTGATTGTCACGGAGCCTGAAACGGCACTAGCTCCTGAAGGGGAGGCAGTAGAAGACAACGTAGTTCCCACAAAG gCTCTGAATGCTACGAGCAACTCTCAAACAAAAG ATGATGCAGAAGtcttgcagaaagcagagagtTTTGTTCAAAACAGTGAACTCCAGGAGGaagctggctctgcagagaaCATCACAGAAAAGTCTACGGAGACCTCACCTTCAGTGGTGCTTGAAAACATCGAAAGATGCAGTCCAAAATGCTTATGTATGCTGTTGGAGAACATCAGCGGCCTGGCAGTAGATGATGACTTCACTGTGGAAGTGATACCTGAAATAAATGTTGCCGTAGTTACCTTTATAAAAAGTATTG ATACTGAAGAATTTGTCATAAAATGTTCACAAAACAAGAGAGTTAAAGAATTCAAAATCACTGCCAGGCTTCTTGAATTGACCCAGAGCATCAAGGCTGAAAACATACCGGCCAGTGTTTCCACAGACTACCTCACCATTTACTTTGAGAGTGTGCGGAACGGAGGGGGGCCCGTGTCAGACATCCAGCTCTTCCCTGAGGAGAACTTGGCCATCATTACTTTCTGTGATCGCAAAG ATCTAAACACAGtcttggaaaagcagcatttactgCAAGAGACACCGATTTCTGTGCATCCGTATTATCACTCCCTGGGAACAGCGCTCTATGGAAAAGAAAGACCAACTATCAAGATGCCAGACCCCATTGGGGTGCCAGTAGATCCATATGTATGGCAGTTTCTAGAAAGGCAGGCTCAACTGATCCAAGACATAAACCAGGAAATGGCACTTTGCCATTGTGAGCTAAAATGGCCCCAAGCAGACTGTGCGCACCCAGAAATTATGTTGTGCCCGTCGTCGTCTCTTTCCATGCAGAAAAGGCCAATGATGAAGCTGATCAAGACATGGAAGCAAGATGCTTCTGCTGAGTTCTCACGTATCATGGCACGCTATGTAGCTATAAAATGTAACGTCAATTCAGTGGATTGGGAAGACCTGAAAAACAGATTGGCGAAAGATGTTGCTTTGATCATAACTGATATTTCTGAGGAGATGGTGGTGATTGCAGGCAACAGAGCAGCCGTGGACAGTGCAGAGAAAGAAGTGAGGGAATGCATGGAAAAAGCCATGAAGcaaagtgaaagggaaaaacaaagcataGAAATTTCTGTGTCGGTGATCCCAGGGAAGTATGCTGttctgtgcagtgctgggctaGAAGAGAATATTCACAGGGAATATCCATGCTTAAAGATCTTTTATGATGACACAAAAAAAACTGTTCAGTTGTGTGGATTACCTGCAGAAGTATATAAAATCAAAGCTGACTTACTTGAAAATGTATTGAATATGCCATGTACCACAGTTAACATTGATCCCCATGTTTTCTGCTATCTACAGCGTGTAGATAATAAAACAATGTCAGAGACGTTATTCActagggaaaaaattaatagtttttATGAACTTGAGGATGATACTGTGTTGCTGTTTGGAGATACTTCCAAAGatctttcagaagcagaaaagcaaataaagacaGGCTTATGTTCTAAGTGCATCAGTGTGGAGGATGGTAAGGTCATTAAAACGGAGCAGTGGAGGAGTTGTCTTGCCTCCTTGCATGAGAAGTACAGTTCTTCCCAGGTAACTGTAGTCATTGATGAATCTGTCGAAACCAAAAATATAGTGATTATTGCTGGCTTTTCTAATGCCGTAACAGAATTTTATCAGGAACTTAATGATTTTATAGATAGAAACACACACGTGGAAAAAGTAATCCCGGCTAAGTTGGTGGTACTAGTGGAGTttgtagaaaaggaaaaatccagtGTTTGTCTTGAATTGAAGAAGAAGGGTGTGACAGTATGTTTTGACACCAAGACACCATGTATTTCCCTGAGCGGACCAAGAGCAGAAGTGCCAAAAGCAGTCACCATGTTTGAAGCAATTCTCTCAGCCCTTTACTCAAAAATTGTGCCAATTGATAAACCAGGAGCCAGAgagttcttcactgagaggaaAGAGTCCTGTGTTTTTGAAGCAAAGCAGAGATTTGGCTGTTTGATTAGGCTAGAAGAAcgacaacaacaacagaaaggtgaaaaagttggttataaagagaaaagaaagctctaCTACAAGAAAGTGCTGCCAGGTGGAATTGTAATAGCTGTTTATAAAGCTGACTTGTGCACTTATCCTGTTGATGTTGTGGTAAATGCATCTAATGAGGACTTAAAACACATCGGTGGCCTTGCTGCGGCACTGTTAAAAGCGGCTGGTCCAGAACTGCAACAGGAGTGTGACGAGCTGGTGAAGAAGAACGGGAGTTTGCAGCCTGGGTGTGCGGTTATCACGGGCCCTGGGAAACTCCCCTGCAAGAACATCATTCATGCTGTTGGTCCCAGGTGGAGGAAGGATGAAGCAGAGAAGTGTGTGTTCTTGTTAAGAAAGACAGTGAAGAAAAGTCTGCAACTGGCTGAAACATACAATCATCGCTCCATAGCTCTCCCTGCTATAAGTGGAGGGATTTTTGGCTTCCCACGGGAGCTGTGTACGTATTCGATTGTATCCTCCGTCAAGGAGACCTTGGAAGAATCCATGGGGGACAGCAGCTTGAAGGAGATTCATCTTGTGGATGGTGTGGAAGAAACAGTTAGGGTTCTGAGCgagacagtaaaaaaagtgttttcagctgAATCAACCTCCCCGATACTGCTGACGCAGCACTTGGAAACCGATGAGCTTAGAGAAAGCcagaaggaggagagaaaagaggatCTGCAGGTGGATAGAGGTGATCTGCAGATGGTTACAACAAAAGAAGGACTTTGCATCCGAGTAGAGCAGAAAAGCATTCAGGAAGCCATG ACAGACGTTATTGTCAACAGTGTTGGCACAGATCTGAAGTTTGGTGTGGGGCCTCTTTGCAAAGCTATGTTGCAAAAGGCTGGATCAGCACTCCAAGCAGAGtttgacaaagcaaaacaaatacaggTTACTGGTCAAGGGAGCGTGATCTGCACCAGTGGATATGCTCTGGACTGCAGGTTGGTGCTTCATGCCATAGTTCCCCTGTGGGATGCAGGAAAAGGACAGGCCCTGAAg ACCCTAGAATGTATAATCAATTCCTGcttgaagaaaactgaagaacttGGACTGAAATCGATCACTTTCCCAGCTATTGGAACTGGAGGATTTGGATTTCCTAAAACTGTTGTTTCTAAATTAATGTTTGATGTGGTATTCAAGTTCAGTAGTAGTCATGCTCGGAAGACTCTTCAGGAAGTTCATTTTCTCTTGCATCCAAGAGATACAGATAACGTTCAG gCTTTCACCATTGAACTAGAACATAGGATAGCTGGAggttgcagtgctgcagcaccacGGTCAA GTTTCATTAGGCCTGTTTCAACTGAAGGATTGGGAGTTCATGAAATGCAGATTGGTTCCATTATGCTCCAAGTAATTAGTGGAGATATTACCAAGGAGGATACAGAGGTTATTGTAAATATATCCAATCCAACATTTAATGCCACATCAG GGGTCTTCAAAGCAATTATGGATGCTGCTGGGTCCCAGGTAGAAGGAGAATGTACTAAATATG CTGGTCAGTCTCAAAATGGCTTTATTACTACACAAGGTGGAAATCTGTTGTGCAGTAAAATCATCCACTTGATTCACAATAACAACGTGAAGAGTCAGGTCTCCAAAGTGCTTAACGAGTGTGAGCTAAGGATGTACAAATCTGTCGCCTTCCCAGCAATTGGAACAG GTCAAGCAGGACAGAGTCCAGCAAAGGTAGCTGATGACATGTTGGATGCTATAGTGGAATTTGCAAGCAAAAGATCAGTACGGCAtttgaaaaagattaaaatcgTAATCTTCCAGACAAATATGCTTGGAGACTTTTacaaaagcatgaagaaaagagaagattCAGGTTCATGCACAACAGATTCATGGATGTCTCTGTTTAAAT CATTTTTTGGGGGCAAAAAACAActcactgagaagaaaaagcctgTAGTTTTGGAGAAGAAAGTTGATGTAGCCACATTTCAAATTTGTggagaaagccaaaaaaatgtGGATGCAACTGAGTCCTGGAtagagaatttaattttaaaggaacagTTAGAAAACACTATTTCAGATGAGCTAATCGAAAATTTGGATGAGAAGCAAATTGCCACTTTGGCAGATCTCCAGAGAAGAAAGCATGTTACCATTCAGcttgaaaataaactttcccCACCCCGCATTAAAATTTCTGGTATTAGCAGGgatgtctgttttgtttttgtggaaGTTCAAAAAATGATCCAAAAAATTAAGGATACTGAAGAAGAACGATCCAAGGCAGAACTTGTTTGTAACCTGGTAGAATGGAGGTATTCAGGAAGCTCTGACAGCTTTGTTGCTTTTGATAAACTGACAAATATGCAGCTGGAGGATGCCAAAATAGCTAAAAAACGACATCTTACTGTCAAAATTAACAAGAGGAACTACAAAGTGGATCTGAATACTCTAAAGGCTACAGATGAGCAAGGAAGAACTATAAACATACAACGTGTGCCCAAGAATGAAG ataaGCAGTCAATAGAGCTCCCTGCGCAGTGGGAAGACATGCAAAGGGAACGGGTCAAACTGGTGAATCTCAGTCCATCACATCAGGAATATCTGAAAGTTCAGAACAAATTTAAGAAAACCTGTCCCAGCTTTGTCATAGAGAAG ATTGAAAGAATACAAAATCCCTTCCTCTGGCAGACataccaaataaaaaaaatatctctctgcACAAAGAACAACAATGAAGATAATGAGAAGTTGCTATTTCATGGGACAGCTGCATCCTCACTGAGCACTATCAACTACAGTGGGTTTGATCGAGGATTTGCTGGAAGGAATG CTGCCATCATTGGAAATGGAACCTACTTTGCTGTTGATGCAAGCTATTCTGCTCAGGATACCTATTCCCGACCAGATATGAATGGCAGAAAATACATGTACTTGGCTCGGGTCCTCACAGGGCAGTACTGTGTTGGGAGCAGCGGACTAatcacaccaccaccaaaacactCAGCAGATCCTACTGACCTGTATGACAGCGTGGTTGACAATGTGAATAATCCAACAATGTTTGTCATATTTAGTGACATTCAGGCATATCCTGAATACCTtattactttcagaaaatag